CCCTCACAACCTCGAATAAAAAAGTCTTTCTCAAATTAGAGAAAGACTTTTTTATTGTTATTAACAGCCAAATCCGCGGCCGTAACAGCTGCATCCAATAATGACAAGAAGAATAAACAGAACAACTAATAAAGCAAAACCAGAACCAGCTCCACCATAACTAGACATACAAACACTTCCTTTCGTGATATTTAACTAAAGGAAAAAACTTTAAACTTACATGGGTTAAGGTATTATATGTAGACATAGCTCATATCGATTGGATTTTGGTCTAAAATGGGCTATTTTGTTTAACGATAGCTAAATAACATCCTAAGTTTCACATAGTAAAAACCCTTCATTGTTAAAATGAAGGAGCTTTTTTGGCTATCAGCACCAAAGACGAGGTCTAGGAGGACAGCTTGGAGCACAAAAATGTTGGTGCGTTTCCTGACATACAACGGATTCTGTATGCGGGAATGAGTGCATATATTTATAATTTTTTTGATAAACATTTGTAGTATGACTCGGATGCATCACTGGCACAAACACATCTTGACCAGTAAAAGATGTATTTTGTTTAACTGGGTCATACTGAGCAGGCATGGTTTGAGGAGGCAATTGACCACAAGGTTTAGCTTGAGGATAACCACAGTTACCTTGCTGAGGATACATAGCGCCGTGATAACCACCGTAATTAGAGTGCTGATAAGGATAGTTGTTTCTCATATTAAAAATCTTCTCCTTTCTGTTAGTAGACTCCTATTACTGTATGTGAAACAACCATAGAATGTTTGGACAAATACCTAAAAAAGACCCTAAATAGTTAGGGTCTTTTTTACTAAGAGAAAAAATGTGTATCCTTAGTAACATAGCTATGATACTAAGAAATAAAAGGTTTTTTAATGCCCATTATTCCTCAAGATTAACATCCATCGCTCCGTTATCAATATTATTTAAAATGGTTTTGTTTTTATCGTCTAATTCATTACGTAAAAGTGAATTACGCGTCGCTTCGTATAAATCGTAGCTTCTTTCATCAACTGGAGAATTATGATCTTCACATATCATTTTTTCTGATTCTTTGGATTGACCTCCCATATCAGTCACCTCCTCTGTATAGTATGTGAGTTGATTAGAAAAAACATAATAACTTTATCTGCCCACTGTTGAGTAAGGTTTAATCAACGGTTAGCTGTTTCTGTATATTGTGTTTACATATGACCTTAGGTGGACACAACCATTTCTTGAGCGTGCTTTTGGATGATTTCTGGAACTTCCAGCAGTGAATGAACGGTTATTAATTTACCTTTTGGCGCAATATCAATTTCAACTTGGTTATAGCTCCACTCCAGTTCAGAAGGTACGTGAATCGCATGTATTCCAACCTCTACTGCCGGTCTTATATCGGTTTTTAATGAATTGCCAATCATCCAAGTTTTTTTTGGATCGTACTTAATTTGGTTTAGTATTTCTTTTAATGCAGGCGTATCTTTTTGTTCAGAAATAAATGCCCTTTTTTCAAAGTATTTAGCTAGCTCTAGCTGAACAATTTTTCTACCTTGGTTTTC
The genomic region above belongs to Priestia megaterium and contains:
- a CDS encoding CotD family spore coat protein produces the protein MRNNYPYQHSNYGGYHGAMYPQQGNCGYPQAKPCGQLPPQTMPAQYDPVKQNTSFTGQDVFVPVMHPSHTTNVYQKNYKYMHSFPHTESVVCQETHQHFCAPSCPPRPRLWC
- a CDS encoding YjcZ family sporulation protein — encoded protein: MSSYGGAGSGFALLVVLFILLVIIGCSCYGRGFGC